TATTACTCTCTGCTTTTGGATGTCTATGGTGCTATACCCTATCATGCGGGACTTTATAGCCCGGATGCATCAGAAAAGGAACTTTTAATCGGGCAGACTCCGTTTGACGAAACGGTAAACTGGATAGATGCTGAACTGAAAGAATTGGCGTCGTTACTCCCACCATCTTATTCAAACACGCAGAAATATGGCCGGGCAACTTCGATCATGTGTTTAGCGGTAAGGGCGCGGTTATTGCTTTTCGCTGCCAGTCCATTGGTCAACGGAAATCCCGACTATGCAGATTTCAAAAATCATGAAGGGGTTGCCTTGTATAATGCCAGTTATGATCCCGGTAAATGGGTTAAAGCGACAAATGCATGTAAAGAGTTGGTGGATGTGGCGGAAGCGAACGGGCATGCACTTTACTATGAACGGAATTCAGATGGAAGTATTGACCCCTTTCTCTCTTATCAGAATATGATGTTTAAAAGACGTCAGGATGGCAATAACGAAATCCTTTTTGCCCGGCCGGACTGTAATTTTTCTGAGTACGACAAGCATGCGCAACCCCGTGGAACTGGTGGCAATGGCGGCTTGGGAATCACACAGTCGTTGGTGGATGCCTTCTTTATGGAAAACGGATTGCCGATAGACGATCCCAATTCCGGTTACGTGGAAAAAGGATTTTCAACGGCTCCCGAAATAAGGAACACAAAATGGGAAGAAGTGCGGGGTGGCGGTAAGGTCACTTTGGAAAATACCTATAATATGTACACGCATCGGGAACCCCGGTTTTACATTTCCGTATTGTATAATGAGGCATGGCATCGCAGGGAAAACCGGCGGACACAGTTTTACTTCGGTGCTATGGACGGCGGGCCGACGCATGACGCACCACAAAATGGATACCTTGTCAGAAAAAAGGTTCATCCGGATTATGACCCCCGCAATAACATCAATCCCTATCGTCCAGGTATCCTTTATCGGCTTGGAGAAGCTTATCTGAACTATGCAGAAGCCTTGAACGAGACTGAACCCGGCAACCCGAATATCCTGAAATACCTTAACTTAATCCGTGAACGGGCCGGTATCCCTCAATTCGGTGGCGGGAATGGTTCTTTGCCTGTGCCGGGATCGCAGGATGCGATGCGTAAGGCAATTCGCAGGGAACGAAGGGTCGAGTTGAACACAGAAGGTATCAG
This region of Pedobacter steynii genomic DNA includes:
- a CDS encoding RagB/SusD family nutrient uptake outer membrane protein — encoded protein: MTRIFKYMFATLVVVSFTSCKKYLDRMPDDQLTLEMIFKDKTRTEDWLAGIYTNIPDPYWGYTRDIAFDALADDLAPSTGWEQFGWTVVSKQNGNWNSTSEWTPNYWSELPRRIRAAHILIENVKPNPAQLVTEADVALMRYEARFLIAYYYSLLLDVYGAIPYHAGLYSPDASEKELLIGQTPFDETVNWIDAELKELASLLPPSYSNTQKYGRATSIMCLAVRARLLLFAASPLVNGNPDYADFKNHEGVALYNASYDPGKWVKATNACKELVDVAEANGHALYYERNSDGSIDPFLSYQNMMFKRRQDGNNEILFARPDCNFSEYDKHAQPRGTGGNGGLGITQSLVDAFFMENGLPIDDPNSGYVEKGFSTAPEIRNTKWEEVRGGGKVTLENTYNMYTHREPRFYISVLYNEAWHRRENRRTQFYFGAMDGGPTHDAPQNGYLVRKKVHPDYDPRNNINPYRPGILYRLGEAYLNYAEALNETEPGNPNILKYLNLIRERAGIPQFGGGNGSLPVPGSQDAMRKAIRRERRVELNTEGIRYRDIRRWKIGEEVLNGNFYGMNFTGAENNDNESNPKAFFKRSVYQRRVFTKKNYWFPIPQGEIDKNPNLVQNKGF